A window from Chloroflexota bacterium encodes these proteins:
- a CDS encoding 4-oxalomesaconate tautomerase, protein MWMRGGTSKGAFFLAEDLPAEPAERSGFLLSIMGSPDVRQIDGMGGADPLTSKVAVVRTSDRPGIDVDYLFLQVGVDTPLVSDSQNCGNMLAGVGPFAIERRLVEPDADVTRVSIHMQNTGQVAVATVETPAGRVNYYGAATLDGVPGGAAPVPLEFRDTAGSTCGSLLPTGNVIDDVAGLAVTMIDNGMPCVILAAADLGLSGRETRTELEADTELKKRLEDIRLRCGPLMNLGRVESKTVPKMTLVSPARAGGAISTRTFIPHRCHASIGVFGAVSVATACLLEGSVAAASADLPAGSAKELDIEHPSGRATVRLILDAGGVVESAAILRTARKLFDGTVFAR, encoded by the coding sequence ATGTGGATGCGCGGGGGGACCTCGAAAGGCGCATTCTTCCTGGCCGAGGACCTGCCGGCGGAGCCGGCCGAGCGGAGCGGCTTTCTCCTTTCGATCATGGGCTCGCCGGACGTGCGCCAGATCGACGGTATGGGCGGCGCCGATCCGCTTACGTCGAAGGTGGCGGTGGTGCGGACGTCCGATCGCCCGGGGATCGACGTCGACTACCTGTTCCTGCAGGTCGGGGTCGATACGCCGCTGGTCTCGGACTCACAGAACTGCGGGAACATGCTGGCCGGAGTCGGCCCGTTCGCAATCGAGCGGCGGCTGGTGGAGCCCGACGCCGACGTGACCCGGGTTTCAATTCACATGCAAAACACCGGGCAGGTGGCGGTGGCCACGGTGGAAACCCCCGCCGGCCGGGTCAATTACTACGGCGCTGCCACCCTGGACGGAGTGCCCGGCGGGGCGGCACCGGTGCCGCTGGAATTCAGGGACACTGCCGGTTCCACGTGCGGCAGCCTCCTGCCAACCGGGAACGTGATCGATGACGTCGCGGGACTTGCCGTGACCATGATCGACAACGGGATGCCCTGCGTGATCCTGGCCGCCGCCGACCTGGGCCTTAGCGGTCGCGAGACGCGCACCGAGCTGGAAGCCGACACCGAGCTCAAAAAGCGTCTGGAAGATATCCGGCTACGGTGTGGGCCGCTGATGAACCTGGGCCGCGTGGAGTCGAAAACGGTTCCGAAGATGACTCTGGTGAGTCCGGCGCGCGCCGGCGGGGCGATTTCGACGCGGACGTTCATCCCGCACCGCTGCCACGCCAGCATCGGCGTATTCGGTGCGGTCAGCGTCGCCACCGCGTGCCTGCTCGAAGGCTCGGTTGCCGCCGCCAGCGCGGACCTTCCGGCCGGATCGGCCAAGGAGCTGGACATCGAGCACCCCAGCGGGCGCGCCACGGTCCGGTTGATCCTAGACGCCGGCGGAGTGGTGGAAAGTGCCGCGATCCTGCGGACGGCGCGCAAGCTTTTTGACGGTACAGTCTTTGCCCGTTAG
- a CDS encoding PIG-L family deacetylase, whose product MTEKKSALVISAHAADFVWRCGGAIALHRTLGYELTVVCLSFGERGESASLWKSGSLTLDQIKAERRGEAENAAAELGVHELEFLDLGDYPLVIDRSAMDRLVDIVRSVQPRFMLSHSRYDPYNTDHMHATKAAIEARMIAQAWGHNPGQKVLGAPQLYLFEPHQTEQMGWVPNVFLDVTSVWDRKRAAIECMKGQQHLWDYYQNVAENRANHFRRNSGGQAGGRRARYAEGFEAVFPRCVDEL is encoded by the coding sequence ATGACGGAAAAGAAGTCCGCACTGGTCATCAGCGCCCATGCGGCTGATTTTGTGTGGCGCTGCGGCGGAGCGATCGCCCTGCACCGGACGCTGGGCTATGAGCTGACCGTCGTTTGTCTGAGCTTCGGCGAGCGTGGCGAAAGCGCCAGTCTGTGGAAAAGCGGATCGCTGACCCTGGATCAGATCAAGGCCGAGCGCCGCGGCGAGGCCGAAAACGCAGCCGCCGAACTCGGCGTACACGAACTGGAGTTTCTCGATCTCGGCGACTACCCGCTGGTCATCGACCGCAGCGCAATGGACCGTCTGGTCGATATCGTCAGGTCGGTACAACCCCGGTTCATGCTCTCGCATTCGCGTTACGACCCATACAACACCGATCACATGCACGCCACCAAGGCCGCCATCGAGGCCCGCATGATCGCCCAGGCTTGGGGGCACAATCCCGGTCAGAAGGTGCTCGGCGCACCGCAGCTCTACCTGTTCGAGCCCCACCAGACCGAACAAATGGGCTGGGTTCCTAACGTGTTCCTGGACGTAACGTCGGTCTGGGACCGGAAGCGCGCCGCAATCGAATGCATGAAGGGGCAGCAACATCTCTGGGACTACTACCAGAATGTTGCCGAAAACCGCGCCAATCACTTTCGGCGCAACTCCGGTGGCCAGGCCGGCGGGCGCCGGGCCCGCTACGCCGAGGGCTTCGAAGCCGTCTTTCCGCGATGCGTGGACGAACTGTGA